A part of Lacibacter sp. H407 genomic DNA contains:
- the hpt gene encoding hypoxanthine phosphoribosyltransferase encodes MADIIKVHDKYFVPYMTEVTVLERIAQLAEQIDKDYAGKKPLFIAILNGSFMFASDLFKYISIEAEICFIKLASYKGTKSTGQVITAIGLDTDIVDRHVVVLEDIIDTGKTMSEFLPQLQNQQPASLKIAALLHKPEATAYPITIDYLGFSVPDKFLLGYGLDYDGLGRNLKEIYQLTESPS; translated from the coding sequence ATGGCAGACATCATCAAAGTCCACGATAAGTATTTTGTTCCTTATATGACGGAGGTAACCGTGCTGGAGCGAATTGCTCAACTGGCAGAACAGATCGATAAAGATTATGCGGGAAAGAAGCCTTTGTTCATTGCCATTTTAAACGGCTCGTTCATGTTTGCTTCCGATCTGTTTAAATACATCAGCATTGAAGCAGAGATCTGTTTTATTAAACTGGCATCGTATAAAGGCACAAAATCAACCGGACAAGTTATCACGGCCATTGGACTTGATACAGATATTGTTGACAGGCATGTGGTGGTGTTGGAAGATATTATCGATACAGGTAAAACCATGAGTGAGTTTTTACCGCAATTACAAAATCAGCAACCGGCTTCACTAAAGATCGCTGCATTGTTACACAAACCGGAAGCTACAGCGTACCCTATCACGATTGATTATTTAGGTTTTTCGGTACCGGATAAATTTTTATTGGGTTATGGATTAGATTACGATGGATTAGGCCGTAACCTGAAAGAAATTTACCAGTTGACGGAATCTCCTTCCTGA
- a CDS encoding glucosaminidase domain-containing protein, translating to MKRLVYLFITLLSVTALHAQNITIEEYINTFKEIAIKEMIRTGVPASITLAQGIVETESGNSKLVKKSNNHFGIKCKETWTGPTVSHDDDARGECFRKYENAEQSYVDHSDFLRTRKHYDFLFGLDPADYKAWAYGLKKAGYATNPAYPQMLIRYIEKYNLNEYSLIALGKKKAEEPIFAKTEQPVTTQVQQPITQAQIQQTSDVVKETIKKPVVNYPSGEFKINETKVVYAKQGTAFLAIAQKYNVQLKWLFDFNDLKEAEVLEQDQLIFLQRKRLVGANPFHVVATGETLYDIAQAQGIRLEALLKLNQIPVNKQPLAGEQLYLQSPAPVAPKLNTVSIGAANGSTVVEHNAVASNAVIVHLVQPKETLYGISKKYAVSQEQIQQWNKLAGTELKEGTELIINK from the coding sequence ATGAAGCGACTGGTTTATTTGTTCATTACCCTTTTGTCTGTAACAGCACTGCATGCGCAGAACATTACGATTGAAGAGTATATCAACACCTTTAAAGAAATTGCCATTAAGGAAATGATCCGCACCGGCGTTCCTGCTTCGATTACCCTGGCACAGGGAATTGTAGAAACAGAAAGCGGTAACAGTAAGCTGGTAAAAAAATCAAACAATCATTTTGGTATCAAGTGTAAGGAAACATGGACAGGCCCAACAGTAAGTCATGATGACGATGCACGGGGTGAGTGTTTCCGGAAGTATGAAAATGCTGAACAATCATATGTTGATCATTCTGATTTCTTGCGCACACGCAAACATTATGATTTTCTCTTTGGTCTTGACCCGGCTGATTACAAAGCATGGGCATATGGGTTGAAGAAAGCCGGTTATGCAACCAATCCTGCTTATCCGCAAATGCTGATCAGGTACATTGAAAAATACAATCTCAACGAATATTCATTGATCGCTCTCGGTAAGAAAAAAGCAGAGGAACCGATTTTTGCGAAAACAGAACAACCTGTTACAACACAGGTACAGCAACCAATAACACAAGCTCAGATTCAACAAACAAGCGATGTTGTAAAAGAAACGATCAAGAAGCCTGTTGTAAATTATCCATCCGGTGAGTTTAAGATCAACGAAACAAAAGTGGTGTATGCAAAACAGGGCACGGCATTTCTTGCGATTGCTCAAAAATATAACGTGCAGTTGAAATGGTTGTTTGATTTTAATGATCTCAAAGAAGCAGAAGTGCTCGAACAGGATCAACTCATTTTTCTGCAACGCAAACGTCTTGTTGGTGCCAATCCGTTTCATGTAGTAGCAACCGGCGAAACGCTGTATGATATTGCGCAGGCGCAAGGTATTCGTTTGGAAGCGTTGTTGAAGTTGAATCAGATTCCTGTCAATAAACAACCGCTGGCAGGTGAGCAATTGTATTTACAATCGCCTGCACCTGTTGCACCTAAGTTAAACACGGTATCAATTGGTGCAGCAAACGGATCAACAGTTGTTGAACACAATGCTGTTGCATCAAATGCTGTAATTGTACATTTGGTACAACCAAAGGAAACATTGTACGGTATTTCAAAAAAATATGCGGTATCGCAAGAGCAGATTCAGCAATGGAATAAATTAGCCGGTACAGAATTAAAGGAAGGAACAGAGCTCATCATCAATAAATAA
- a CDS encoding vWA domain-containing protein produces MNLRCIALVCLLLCAATADAQFYFRGEVRDASNVTLSLVRIHVYSSNSFYYSGSTGGFGIPSAITKDTVSFFLHGYEEKVVVLNSNEYNTVVLKPSSAISNPKRKLLSVTKNKTEDRNRLNTVSGETYSSQVENSFNVAGEYPSVGFAMNVDKASYSNIRRFINMRSRVPVDAVRIEEMLNYFPQKYNAPAADKSFHVQSQLTDCPWNPTNKLLFLQLQAKKINYDFLPPSNFVFLIDVSGSMDLPNRLPLLKTAFRMMVENLRPIDTVSMMVYGGTVGIVLQPTAGNEKEKIMAVIDSLGAGGDTPGESALRQAYRLAQSQFIVGGNNRVILATDGDFNVGEVSEEALIQLITQKQQTGIYLTCLGVGMGNYKDSKLEALAKKGNGNFAYLDNVMEAEKVLVKELMQTLYVVVDDAYLNMNFLPSNVKQYRLIGFDNRKDVLADSNSILEGGEIGTGHTVTAVFEVEVNTTVERSFVLADAELSYHPVENKDRITEKFSLANNYNSILAVDSTYRFAAGVAMFGLMLKQSSYIKVNNWDVLINLLQTCVDPADYLQSEMLQLVKTAKELYKPVKQRKRWFRKKEKKEEIILF; encoded by the coding sequence ATGAACCTAAGGTGCATTGCTTTGGTATGCTTGCTTCTATGCGCTGCAACAGCGGATGCACAATTCTATTTTCGTGGTGAAGTGAGAGATGCTTCCAATGTTACCTTATCGCTGGTTCGAATTCATGTGTATTCCTCCAATTCATTTTATTATTCAGGTTCTACCGGCGGCTTCGGAATTCCTTCTGCCATTACAAAAGATACCGTGAGTTTTTTTCTGCATGGATATGAAGAAAAAGTAGTGGTGCTTAACAGCAATGAATACAACACCGTTGTACTAAAGCCCAGTTCAGCTATCAGTAATCCGAAACGAAAATTATTATCTGTAACAAAGAATAAAACGGAAGACAGAAACAGGTTGAATACAGTTTCGGGTGAAACCTATTCTTCGCAGGTAGAGAATAGTTTTAATGTGGCAGGTGAATATCCATCAGTTGGTTTTGCAATGAATGTTGACAAAGCATCGTACAGTAATATCCGTCGGTTTATAAATATGAGATCACGTGTGCCGGTTGATGCGGTACGTATTGAAGAAATGCTGAATTATTTTCCGCAGAAATATAATGCGCCGGCTGCTGATAAATCCTTTCATGTACAATCGCAATTAACAGATTGCCCATGGAATCCTACAAATAAATTATTGTTTTTGCAATTGCAGGCAAAAAAGATCAACTACGATTTTTTGCCGCCGAGCAATTTTGTATTCCTCATTGATGTGAGTGGTTCGATGGATCTGCCAAACCGATTACCACTCTTAAAAACTGCATTCCGTATGATGGTGGAGAATCTTCGTCCCATTGATACTGTTTCGATGATGGTGTACGGCGGCACAGTTGGCATTGTATTGCAACCAACTGCAGGTAATGAAAAAGAGAAGATCATGGCGGTAATTGATTCATTGGGTGCAGGTGGTGATACACCGGGTGAATCAGCCTTGCGACAGGCATATCGATTGGCACAAAGCCAGTTCATTGTTGGCGGGAATAACCGTGTGATACTTGCAACTGATGGTGATTTTAATGTGGGTGAAGTAAGTGAAGAAGCGTTGATTCAACTCATCACCCAAAAACAGCAGACAGGAATTTATTTAACCTGTCTTGGTGTTGGGATGGGTAACTATAAAGATTCAAAGCTGGAAGCATTGGCAAAAAAGGGTAATGGAAATTTTGCCTATCTCGACAATGTAATGGAAGCAGAAAAAGTATTGGTGAAGGAATTAATGCAGACGTTATATGTTGTAGTGGATGATGCGTACCTGAATATGAATTTTCTTCCATCGAATGTAAAGCAATACCGGTTGATCGGTTTCGACAATCGTAAAGATGTATTGGCCGACAGCAACAGTATATTGGAAGGAGGGGAGATTGGCACCGGGCATACTGTTACGGCTGTATTTGAGGTGGAGGTAAACACAACTGTTGAGCGTTCATTTGTTTTGGCAGATGCAGAGTTGAGTTATCATCCCGTTGAAAATAAAGATCGTATCACGGAAAAATTTTCGTTAGCGAATAACTACAATTCTATTTTAGCTGTTGACAGTACTTATCGCTTTGCTGCGGGAGTTGCCATGTTTGGATTGATGTTGAAGCAGTCCTCGTATATCAAAGTAAATAACTGGGATGTGTTGATCAATCTGCTGCAAACATGTGTTGATCCTGCTGATTATCTGCAAAGCGAAATGCTACAATTAGTAAAAACAGCAAAAGAATTATACAAGCCGGTGAAGCAACGGAAGCGTTGGTTCAGGAAAAAGGAAAAGAAAGAAGAGATCATTCTTTTCTAA
- a CDS encoding O-methyltransferase, giving the protein MELIHPKAEAYASIFSTQEDDVLKNIAAETEQSHAQPHMLSGQLQGQFLEIISKLIQPKRILEIGTMVGYSSICLAKGLAADGILHTIEMREQDAAIAKNNFIRAGLSDRIQLHVGNALDILPQLNETWDLVFIDADKTGYDQYYSIVKPRLRSGGLILADNVLFHGDVLDEPIKGKNAKAIHAFNEMVSADDEVEKIMLTLRDGLFLIRKK; this is encoded by the coding sequence TTGGAGCTGATTCATCCGAAGGCCGAAGCATATGCAAGCATCTTTTCTACACAGGAAGATGACGTACTCAAAAACATTGCTGCGGAAACGGAACAATCGCACGCACAACCACACATGTTGAGCGGACAGCTCCAGGGTCAGTTCCTTGAAATCATCAGCAAACTTATTCAGCCAAAACGCATTTTAGAAATTGGTACCATGGTTGGCTACAGCAGTATTTGTCTTGCAAAAGGACTGGCTGCCGATGGAATATTACATACCATTGAAATGCGTGAACAGGATGCAGCTATTGCAAAAAACAATTTTATCCGGGCTGGGTTGAGTGATAGAATTCAATTGCACGTTGGGAATGCATTGGATATTCTTCCGCAGTTGAATGAAACATGGGATCTGGTATTTATTGATGCCGATAAAACAGGCTACGATCAATACTACAGCATAGTGAAACCTCGTTTAAGAAGTGGTGGATTGATACTAGCCGATAATGTGCTCTTTCATGGCGATGTGCTGGACGAACCCATTAAAGGAAAAAATGCAAAGGCCATTCATGCATTTAATGAAATGGTGAGTGCTGATGATGAAGTAGAAAAAATCATGTTAACGTTGAGAGACGGATTGTTTCTCATCCGGAAAAAATAA
- a CDS encoding LOG family protein, whose amino-acid sequence MQFSSLAVFCGSKAGADPIFLQHAKELGHLLAEKNIKLIYGGGGKGIMGAVADAVMEGKGNVVGIIPEILLEWEAQHKAITELHVVTDMHVRKKMMYELCDAAVILSGGYGTLDELFEMLTWNTLKIHSKKIFLVNSNGFYDHLIAHIRHMYKEDFLYETLEDRIVVVTEPSAIFTNVPV is encoded by the coding sequence ATGCAATTTTCTTCGTTAGCTGTTTTTTGCGGTTCAAAAGCCGGCGCTGATCCCATCTTTCTGCAACACGCAAAAGAGTTGGGCCATTTGCTGGCAGAAAAGAATATTAAACTCATTTATGGAGGCGGTGGCAAAGGCATTATGGGTGCAGTGGCTGATGCAGTGATGGAGGGAAAGGGCAACGTTGTGGGAATCATTCCTGAAATACTGTTAGAATGGGAAGCACAACACAAAGCCATTACGGAATTGCATGTGGTAACGGATATGCATGTACGCAAAAAAATGATGTATGAATTATGTGATGCAGCTGTTATTCTATCCGGCGGCTATGGTACGTTGGACGAATTGTTTGAAATGCTTACCTGGAACACGTTGAAGATCCACAGCAAAAAAATATTTCTCGTAAACAGCAATGGCTTTTACGATCATTTAATTGCACATATACGACACATGTACAAAGAAGATTTTTTGTATGAAACCTTAGAGGATAGAATTGTAGTGGTTACGGAACCTTCTGCTATTTTTACTAACGTTCCCGTTTAG
- a CDS encoding sodium:solute symporter, with protein MSPVLLFSFVFGYFLVLLVVAWYTSKNSNNESFFIGNRSSNWMLVAFGMIGTSLSGVTFVSVPGAVAKESFAYFQITIGYLIGYITIAYVLLPLYYKLNLTSIYNYLSGRLGFKSYKTGASFFILSRTLGATARLYLVVKILQDALPASVSIPFWVTTLVILIMILLYTYEGGVKTIVWTDTLQTTCMLAGLVICVGYLLNQMDLSFGDSLVAMNEKGYSKIFFTDPGSKLFFLKQILAGAFITITMTGMDQEMMQKNISVKTLKDSQKNVLTLGVILMVVLMLFLFLGGVLLLYAEQQGITAVGDKLFPAIALNHMPPIVSVIFIIALISALFPSADGAITALTSSFCIDIIGMQRRADLTDAEKKKMRQRVQLVFAAVFLVLVMVYKWVNEPSMIGVILKVAAYTYGPLLGLFTFGIITKRAVKDKFVPFVCIIAPVICFFIDKFQKQLFGSFEVGLELLIINGLLTFIGLWLISHKQENQQATANR; from the coding sequence ATGTCACCAGTCTTGCTGTTCTCATTTGTGTTTGGCTATTTTTTAGTGCTGCTTGTAGTAGCCTGGTACACATCTAAAAACTCAAACAACGAATCTTTTTTTATAGGTAACCGAAGCAGCAACTGGATGCTGGTGGCATTTGGTATGATCGGTACTTCGTTGAGCGGTGTTACGTTTGTGAGCGTACCCGGTGCAGTAGCAAAAGAATCGTTTGCTTATTTCCAGATCACGATCGGTTATCTCATCGGCTACATCACCATTGCGTATGTATTACTGCCGTTGTATTACAAACTCAATCTTACATCCATTTATAATTACCTGAGCGGACGGCTCGGTTTCAAATCATATAAAACAGGTGCTTCGTTTTTCATTCTCTCAAGAACCTTAGGTGCAACTGCACGCTTATACCTGGTGGTAAAGATTTTGCAGGATGCATTACCTGCATCGGTAAGTATCCCGTTTTGGGTAACTACACTGGTGATCCTTATTATGATCCTGCTTTACACCTACGAGGGTGGTGTAAAAACAATTGTATGGACCGATACATTGCAAACAACTTGTATGCTGGCCGGACTTGTTATTTGTGTGGGTTATCTTCTCAATCAAATGGATTTGAGTTTTGGCGACAGTCTTGTTGCTATGAATGAAAAAGGGTATTCAAAGATCTTTTTTACTGATCCGGGCAGTAAATTATTTTTTCTAAAACAGATATTGGCGGGTGCTTTCATCACTATTACCATGACCGGTATGGATCAGGAAATGATGCAGAAAAATATCTCCGTAAAAACATTAAAGGATTCGCAGAAAAATGTACTTACACTTGGTGTGATATTAATGGTGGTGTTGATGTTATTCCTGTTTCTTGGAGGCGTATTGTTATTGTATGCAGAGCAGCAAGGAATTACTGCTGTTGGCGATAAACTATTCCCTGCAATTGCGTTGAATCACATGCCGCCTATTGTATCGGTGATCTTTATCATTGCATTAATATCAGCGTTGTTTCCGAGTGCCGATGGTGCCATAACAGCACTCACTTCATCGTTTTGTATCGATATCATTGGAATGCAACGCAGAGCAGATCTAACGGATGCAGAAAAGAAAAAAATGCGTCAAAGGGTGCAGCTGGTATTCGCTGCTGTATTTTTAGTATTGGTGATGGTGTACAAATGGGTGAATGAGCCAAGCATGATCGGCGTTATTTTAAAAGTAGCAGCCTACACATACGGTCCTTTGCTGGGCTTGTTTACATTTGGCATTATTACCAAACGGGCGGTTAAGGATAAGTTTGTTCCATTCGTTTGTATCATCGCCCCCGTCATTTGCTTCTTCATTGATAAATTTCAAAAGCAATTGTTTGGTTCATTTGAAGTAGGTCTCGAACTACTCATTATCAATGGACTTTTAACCTTTATTGGGCTGTGGTTGATCTCGCATAAACAAGAGAATCAACAGGCAACAGCCAATAGGTAA
- a CDS encoding M14 family metallopeptidase, whose amino-acid sequence MRSVFVSLLLLIGTALYAQNLPSPKQHFGFNIGDNYQLATYTQTEAYFKKLAAASDRVKLVDIGKTEEGRTQYMVIVSSPANLKQLEKYKSISQRLARAENLTTAQAHDLAKEGKAIVWVDGGLHATETVGAHQLIETIWQFVSRNDEETQRILNDAIILFVHANPDGQELVSNWYMRNADTLKRSLNNLPRLYQKYIGHDNNRDFFMNNMSETRNMSRQQYIEWMPQILYNHHQAGPAGSVVAGPPYRDPFNFAFDPLLVTGIDGVGAAMINRLNVEDKPGYTQRAGSVFSTWWNGGLRTTAYFHNIIGLLTEIIGNPTPARVPLVTARLIPNAATPNPVTPQRWLFRQSIDYSVSLNYAVLDYAVRNREHLLYNIYKMGKNSIDKGNRDHWSLSPNKVEAIKEAFQKDQRPSQNNNQNFVDTIPLKYYDAVFKDPAKRDPRGFIIPADQPDLSSAVKFVNALILSGIKVEKATANFTVAGKEYPAGSYVVKANQAFRPHVIDMFEPQDHPNDFLYPGGPPVRPYDAAGWTPAFTMGFRFDRIMNGFDGPFETIAYGAEQMAPGKFSNSANGYVLNAAGNASFIAVNDLLQAGVEVIRITDATASGAAQGSFFIKANAKSKSILEKAAKEYGAQAIAVNKQPAGTAKKIKSLRVGLWDVYGGSMASGWMRWIFEQHHFPYTLIYAKDIDAGKLIDQFDVIVFVSEAIPGVSSGGRGGFGGRGPTAAEVPAEYHKTLGRITPDTSIAQLKSFVEAGGNIVTIGNSANLAYHFKLPVKNALVEMNNGVERTLPGEKYYIPGSVLRVRVDSTLQSAWGMNSEADVFVSSSPVFKLSPAAIASGEVTPIAWYAAAKPLRSGWAWGQEYLQDGIAAFSAKVGKGNLYVFGPEITFRSQTHGTFKFLFNHLTGSK is encoded by the coding sequence ATGAGATCCGTTTTTGTTTCACTGCTGTTGCTCATCGGCACTGCCCTTTACGCACAGAATCTTCCTTCGCCAAAACAACATTTTGGTTTCAACATTGGCGACAATTATCAGTTGGCCACGTACACACAAACTGAAGCCTATTTCAAAAAGCTTGCTGCTGCATCCGACAGAGTGAAGCTGGTTGATATTGGCAAAACAGAAGAAGGGCGTACGCAATACATGGTGATCGTTTCTTCACCTGCTAACCTCAAACAACTTGAAAAATACAAGAGCATTTCACAACGGTTGGCACGTGCAGAAAATTTGACTACTGCACAAGCACATGATCTGGCAAAAGAAGGAAAAGCAATTGTGTGGGTTGATGGTGGTTTGCATGCAACTGAAACAGTTGGTGCACATCAGTTGATTGAAACCATCTGGCAGTTTGTTAGTCGCAATGATGAAGAAACGCAACGCATCCTCAATGATGCCATCATTCTGTTTGTGCATGCAAACCCTGACGGACAGGAACTTGTTTCAAACTGGTATATGCGCAATGCAGATACGTTGAAACGCTCACTCAACAATCTTCCACGTTTGTATCAGAAATATATTGGTCATGATAACAACCGTGATTTCTTCATGAACAACATGAGCGAAACAAGGAACATGAGTCGTCAACAATACATTGAGTGGATGCCGCAGATATTATACAATCACCATCAAGCCGGTCCGGCAGGTTCTGTTGTTGCAGGCCCTCCTTATCGTGATCCATTCAATTTTGCGTTTGATCCGTTATTGGTAACAGGCATCGATGGAGTTGGTGCAGCAATGATCAACCGGTTGAATGTGGAAGACAAACCAGGTTACACACAACGTGCAGGTTCTGTTTTTTCAACCTGGTGGAACGGCGGATTACGCACCACCGCATATTTTCATAACATTATTGGTTTGCTTACGGAGATCATTGGTAATCCAACTCCTGCAAGAGTTCCATTGGTAACTGCACGACTTATTCCGAATGCAGCAACACCAAACCCGGTAACGCCACAACGTTGGTTGTTCCGCCAGTCGATCGATTATTCTGTTTCATTGAACTATGCAGTACTTGATTATGCAGTACGTAACCGTGAACACTTGTTGTATAATATTTACAAGATGGGAAAGAATTCGATCGATAAAGGAAACAGAGATCATTGGTCATTATCGCCCAACAAAGTAGAAGCGATCAAAGAAGCATTCCAAAAAGATCAACGTCCATCACAAAACAACAATCAGAATTTTGTTGATACCATTCCGTTGAAATATTATGATGCCGTATTTAAAGATCCGGCCAAGCGTGATCCAAGAGGTTTTATTATTCCTGCTGATCAGCCCGATCTCAGTTCTGCAGTGAAGTTTGTGAATGCATTGATTCTTTCGGGTATTAAAGTTGAAAAAGCAACTGCAAACTTTACTGTTGCCGGTAAAGAATATCCAGCAGGTTCGTATGTGGTGAAAGCAAACCAGGCTTTTCGTCCGCATGTAATTGATATGTTTGAACCACAGGATCATCCGAATGATTTCTTATACCCCGGTGGACCTCCTGTTCGTCCGTATGATGCTGCAGGCTGGACTCCTGCCTTTACCATGGGTTTCCGTTTTGATCGCATCATGAACGGATTTGACGGACCGTTTGAAACCATTGCGTATGGCGCAGAACAAATGGCGCCGGGCAAATTTAGCAACAGTGCAAACGGTTATGTATTGAATGCTGCAGGTAATGCATCGTTTATTGCGGTGAATGATCTGTTGCAGGCTGGAGTGGAAGTAATACGTATTACCGATGCTACTGCAAGTGGTGCAGCACAAGGTTCATTCTTTATAAAAGCAAATGCAAAATCAAAATCAATTCTTGAAAAAGCAGCAAAGGAATATGGTGCGCAGGCAATTGCTGTAAACAAACAACCTGCCGGCACTGCAAAGAAAATAAAATCATTGCGTGTTGGTTTGTGGGATGTATACGGCGGCTCCATGGCTTCAGGCTGGATGCGTTGGATCTTTGAACAGCATCATTTCCCTTACACACTTATTTATGCAAAAGATATTGACGCAGGCAAACTCATTGATCAGTTTGATGTGATCGTATTTGTAAGCGAAGCAATTCCCGGCGTTAGTAGCGGTGGTCGTGGTGGTTTTGGCGGTCGTGGGCCAACAGCTGCTGAAGTACCTGCTGAATATCATAAAACATTAGGAAGAATTACACCTGATACTTCGATAGCCCAATTAAAATCATTTGTTGAAGCAGGTGGAAACATTGTTACGATTGGTAACAGTGCCAACCTTGCATATCATTTCAAACTACCGGTAAAAAATGCATTGGTTGAAATGAATAACGGTGTTGAACGTACGCTACCCGGTGAAAAATATTATATCCCCGGCAGTGTATTGCGTGTACGTGTTGATTCAACCTTACAATCAGCATGGGGAATGAACAGTGAAGCAGATGTATTTGTATCGAGCAGTCCGGTATTTAAATTATCGCCTGCTGCCATTGCAAGTGGTGAGGTAACTCCTATTGCCTGGTATGCAGCTGCCAAACCATTACGCAGCGGCTGGGCATGGGGACAGGAATATTTGCAGGATGGCATTGCTGCCTTTTCTGCAAAAGTGGGTAAAGGAAATTTATATGTATTTGGACCGGAGATCACTTTCCGATCGCAAACACACGGCACATTCAAATTCCTGTTTAATCACTTAACAGGAAGTAAATAA